In one Oryza glaberrima chromosome 2, OglaRS2, whole genome shotgun sequence genomic region, the following are encoded:
- the LOC127763428 gene encoding L-type lectin-domain containing receptor kinase SIT2-like, translating into MQQMAKPVCILCLQCSLLYGVNLAAIAAAGDGNSGNQFAYSGFAGVKDLTLDGTAMVTPDGLLELTNGKPQVKGHAFHPTPLRFGESSFPEGGEKKAAVRSFSASFVFGIITASPGVGSHGIALVITPTKDLSSGLASTYLGFLNRSSNGDDRNHIFAVELDTIENPEFSDINGNHVGIDINSLVSSNASDAGYYDDNTGEFKSLTLISGKAMQVWVDYNDDATQIDVTLASVGIKKPFKPLVSTRFNLSAVITDEAYVGFSASIGTMTSQHYVLGWSFGVGTQAPAIDMDKLPRLPGTGRRSKKSYRPKTIVIALPIVSVVLVIAVAAGVFLLIKRKFQRYVELREDWELEFGAHRLSYKDLLQATERFNNKNLLGIGGFGRVYKGVLPTSSSEVAVKRVSHDSRQGIKEFVAEVASIGRLRHRNLVQLFGYCRLKKELLLVYDYMPNGSLDKYLYSHDDKPTLNWAQRFQIIKGIASGLLYLHEEWEQIVIHRDIKPSNVLLDNDMNGRLGDFGLARLYNRDTELQTTVVAGTFGYMAPELALTGKASPLTDVFAFGAFLLEVTSGRRPVEQDIEGHPLLLTDWVFEHCSNEQILAVIDPRLNGNINISEASLVLKLGLLCSHPMSNVRPTMQQVVQYLNGDMPLPEMSPMRFTFSLSALMQNQGFDSSSKSLGTISTLSIGR; encoded by the coding sequence ATGCAGCAAATGGCTAAGCCAGTTTGCATATTATGTCTACAGTGTAGCCTCCTCTATGGCGTTAATCTTGCAGCCATTGCTGCTGCCGGTGACGGCAACAGCGGCAACCAGTTTGCCTACTCCGGTTTTGCTGGAGTGAAGGACCTCACCCTCGACGGCACGGCCATGGTCACGCCGGATGGCCTACTCGAGCTGACCAATGGCAAGCCACAGGTTAAAGGCCACGCGTTCCATCCGACGCCGCTGCGCTTCGGGGAGTCGTCGTTCCCAGAAGGCGGGGAGAAGAAGGCAGCAGTGCGGTCTTTCTCGGCGTCCTTTGTGTTCGGCATCATCACTGCCTCCCCCGGCGTCGGTAGCCATGGCATCGCCCTGGTAATCACCCCAACCAAGGACCTCTCCTCCGGGCTCGCCAGTACATACCTGGGATTCCTCAACAGATCAAGCAACGGTGACGACAGAAATCACATCTTCGCGGTTGAGCTTGACACCATCGAGAACCCTGAATTCTCCGACATCAACGGCAACCATGTCGGCATCGACATCAATAGCCTTGTGTCTTCAAATGCCTCTGATGCCGGCTACTATGATGACAACACCGGTGAGTTCAAGAGTCTAACACTGATTAGTGGGAAAGCCATGCAAGTATGGGTGGACTACAACGACGATGCTACACAGATCGACGTGACGCTTGCTTCGGTAGGAATCAAGAAGCCGTTCAAGCCATTGGTCTCTACGAGATTCAACCTCTCAGCAGTGATCACCGATGAAGCATATGTGGGCTTCTCAGCGTCGATAGGCACAATGACCTCGCAACACTACGTGCTCGGCTGGAGCTTCGGTGTGGGCACACAAGCTCCGGCCATTGACATGGATAAGCTTCCCAGGTTACCTGGCACTGGCAGAAGAAGCAAGAAGTCTTATCGGCCCAAGACCATAGTGATAGCTCTACCAATAGTCTCAGTGGTGCTTGTaattgctgttgctgctggtgTTTTTCTACTGATCAAGAGGAAGTTTCAGAGATATGTCGAATTGCGTGAAGATTGGGAGCTTGAGTTTGGAGCACATAGACTGTCATACAAGGATTTGCTTCAGGCAACAGAACGGTTCAATAACAAGAACTTGCTTGGAATTGGAGGGTTCGGGAGGGTGTACAAAGGAGTGCTCCCTACTTCTAGTTCGGAGGTTGCAGTGAAGAGGGTATCACACGACTCAAGGCAAGGGATAAAGGAGTTTGTTGCTGAGGTTGCAAGCATTGGTCGCCTCCGGCACCGTAATCTCGTACAACTGTTTGGTTACTGTCGGCTCAAAAAAGAACTTCTTTTGGTCTACGACTATATGCCAAATGGTAGTCTCGACAAATATCTGTACAGCCATGATGACAAGCCTACTCTGAATTGGGCTCAAAGGTTCCAGATTATAAAGGGTATTGCATCTGGCTTGCTTTATCTTCATGAGGAGTGGGAGCAAATTGTTATCCATCGGGACATCAAACCAAGTAATGTGCTCCTTGACAACGACATGAATGGCCGGCTAGGCGACTTTGGGCTCGCAAGGCTCTACAACCGTGACACTGAGCTGCAAACCACAGTTGTTGCAGGTACCTTTGGTTACATGGCCCCTGAATTAGCACTAACTGGCAAGGCATCCCCTCTTACAGACGTGTTCGCCTTCGGCGCATTTCTCCTTGAGGTCACCAGTGGGCGAAGGCCTGTCGAGCAAGACATCGAAGGGCATCCACTCCTGCTGACAGACTGGGTGTTTGAGCATTGCAGCAATGAACAGATTCTCGCCGTTATTGACCCAAGACTTAACGGCAACATTAACATTAGTGAAGCAAGTTTAGTATTGAAGTTAGGGCTCTTGTGCTCGCACCCAATGTCTAATGTAAGGCCAACCATGCAACAAGTTGTGCAGTACCTCAACGGAGACATGCCCCTCCCAGAGATGTCACCAATGCGCTTTACTTTCAGCCTGTCAGCACTCATGCAGAACCAAGGGTTTGACTCGTCATCGAAGAGTTTAGGCACGATTAGTACTCTTTCAATTGGGAGATGA